TATCCGAAGCTCGACAGCATCACCTGGCGTCCGGTGGTGGATAACAACACCCGTGCGGCGATGTTGCAGACCGGCGAAGCCACCTTTGCGTTTCCGGTACCGTTTGAGCAGGCCAAACTGCTGGAGAAAAACAGCAAGCTCGATGTGGTCACCACGCCTTCGATTATGCAGCGTTATATCAGCCTGAACGTGACACAAAAACCGTTCGACAACCCGAAAGTGCGTGAGGCGCTGGAATATGCCATCAACCGTCAGGCACTGGCGAAAGTGGCATTTGCCGGTTATGCCACCCCGGCGACCGGCATTGTGCCCCCGGCTATCGACTTTGCGCAGACCTATCCCGCCATCGCCTACAATCCGGCCAAAGCGCGTGAATTGCTGAAAGAAGCGGGCTATCCCAACGGTTTCGAGAGCACGCTGTGGTCATCACACAACCACAGTACCGCGCAGAAAGTGTTGCAGTTCACGCAGCAGCAGCTGGCACAGGTGGGTGTGAAGGTGAAACTGCTGGCGATGGATGCCGGTCAGCGTGCGGCGGAAGTGGAAAGCAAAGGCCAGAAAGAGAGCGGGGTACGCATGTTCTACACCGGCTGGTCCGCCTCTACCGGTGAAGCGGACTGGGCGCTGACGCCGCTGTTTGCTACCAGCTCATGGCCGCCAGCGATCTTCAACACTGCGTTTTACAGCAATCCACAGGTGGATAAAGATCTGGCGGATGCGCTGAAAACCACCGATCGCGATCAGAAAGCCAAACTGTACAAAGATGCCCAGGACCGCATCTGGAACGATCATCCGTGGATCCCACTGGTGGTGGAACAGCTGCTGTCTGCCAATAACAAAAACCTGAGCGGTTTTTACGTCATGCCTGATACCTCATTTAATTTTGATGAGGCCGACCTGAAGTAACCCTTATGGCCAGCCTGCAACGGCTGGCCATACCGTGCAGGATTTCGCATGCTGAATTATTTTCTCAAACGATTACTGGGACTGATTCCCACGCTGCTGATTGTGGCGGTGCTGGTGTTCCTGTTTGTTCATCTGTTGCCGGGTGACCCGGCGCGGCTGATTGCCGGACCGGAAGCAGATGCCTCGGTGGTGGCGCTGGTGCGCCAGGAACTGGGGCTGGATCAACCGCTGATCCAGCAATTCTGGCATTTTATCTGGAATGCGTTGCAGGGGGATTTTGGTCAGTCGATGGTGTCGAAACGCCCGGTTTCCGAGGAGATCGCCACGCGTTTTCTCCCCACGCTGTGGCTGACGCTGAGCAGCATGGTATGGGCGGTGGTGTTTGGTATGGCGATTGGCATCGTCTCGGCCGTCTGGCGTAATCGCTGGCCGGACCGTCTGGGTATGACGCTGGCGGTATCGGGTATCTCCTTTCCGGCGTTTGCCCTCGGTATGCTGCTGATGCAAATCTTTTCCGTCGATCTCGGTTGGTTGCCCACCGTCGGTGCCGACAGCTGGCGACATTACATTTTGCCTTCCATCACCCTCGGCGCGGCGGTGGCGGCGGTAATGGCACGCTTTACCCGCGCCTCTTTCGTCGAGGTGATGCAGGAAGATTATATGCGTACCGCGCGTGCCAAAGGGGTGCGCGAGTCGCTGGTGGTGGTCAAGCATGGGCTGCGCAATGCCATGATCCCGGTGGTGACCATGATGGGCCTGCAATTTGGTTTTTTGCTTGGCGGCTCAATTGTGGTGGAAGTGGTGTTCAACTGGCCTGGTCTGGGCCGTCTGCTGGTGGATTCGGTGGAGATGCGTGATTACCCGGTGATTCAGGCCGAGGTGTTGCTGTTTTCGCTGGAGTTCATTCTGATTAACCTGATTGTCGATATGCTGTACGCGGCGATCAACCCGGCTATTCGCTACAGGTAAGGAGTCGCAATGAAAAACTGGCGACGCGAAGCGGCATTGAAAATCATGCCGACGATGACGGAGAACCGGGTACGCACGCCGTGGCGCGAATTCTGGCGGCGTTTTCGTCGTCAGAACGTGGCGATGCTGGCCGGATTGTTTGTGCTGTTGCTGATCGTGGTGGCGTTTATCGCCCCGTGGATTGCCCCGTTCGATGCGGAAAACTATTTTGATTACGATCGTCTGAATGAAGGCCCGTCGCTGATGCATTGGTTTGGCGTGGATTCGCTCGGGCGCGACATTTTTAGCCGGGTGCTGGTCGGGACGCGTATTTCGCTGATTGCCGGTTTCTTCTCGGTGGCGATTGGTACGGTGATCGGCACCGTGCTGGGCCTGCTGGCGGGTTACTACGAAGGCTGGTGGGATCGTATCACCATGCGCGTCTGTGATGTGTTGTTTGCCTTTCCGGGCATTCTGTTGGCGATTGCCGTGGTGGCGATTATGGGTAGCGGCATGAGTAACGTGATTGTCGCGGTCGCCATTTTCAGCATCCCGGCGTTTGCGCGGCTGGTGCGGGGTAACACTCTGGTCCTGAAGCATCAGACTTATATCGAATCGGCGCGCAGCATCGGTGCATCGGACTGGACCATCATCCTGCGCCATATCCTGCCGGGTACGGTGTCTTCGATTGTGGTCTATTTCACCATGCGTATTGGTACGTCAATCATCACCGCGGCCAGCCTGTCCTTTCTCGGCCTGGGGGCGCAACCGCCAACGCCGGAATGGGGCGCGATGTTAAACGAAGCCCGTGCCGATATGGTGATTGCCCCGCATGTGGCGATTTTCCCCAGCCTGGCGATTTTCCTCACCGTGCTGGCGTTTAATTTGCTGGGTGACGGACTGCGCGACGCGCTGGATCCGAAACTGAAGACCTGAGCATTCTTCCAGGTGCGCATAAATGCGCATCCTACAGCCGTAGGGTCGGGATTAATCCCGACCCTATTCTCAGAAAGTTTCCCAGTTTTCGTTGCCGGAAGCGGCGGGGGCCTTTAATGCGCGTGGGGCCATCACAGGTGCTGCCGGACGTACCAGCACCGCCGCAGCCACCTGGCGAGCGCCGGTATTGAAGCGAGCCACGGCGGCTGACAGACGGCTGGCCTGCTGCTCCAGCGACGCCGACGCATTGGCCGATTCCTGTACCAGCGTGGCATTCTGCTGCGTCACGCGATCCATCTCATTCACCGCCTGACCGATCTGATCAATACCACGGCTCTGCTCATCTGAGGCGGAGGCGATCTCACCCATGATGTCGGTGACGCGGGTAACCGCGCTGACAATTTCCTGCATGGTGTCACCGGCGCTGCTGACCTGCTGCGAACCGAGATCGACGCGCTGCACCGAGTTCTCAATCAACAGCTTGATCTCCTTCGC
This genomic stretch from Pantoea cypripedii harbors:
- the gsiC gene encoding glutathione ABC transporter permease GsiC, which gives rise to MLNYFLKRLLGLIPTLLIVAVLVFLFVHLLPGDPARLIAGPEADASVVALVRQELGLDQPLIQQFWHFIWNALQGDFGQSMVSKRPVSEEIATRFLPTLWLTLSSMVWAVVFGMAIGIVSAVWRNRWPDRLGMTLAVSGISFPAFALGMLLMQIFSVDLGWLPTVGADSWRHYILPSITLGAAVAAVMARFTRASFVEVMQEDYMRTARAKGVRESLVVVKHGLRNAMIPVVTMMGLQFGFLLGGSIVVEVVFNWPGLGRLLVDSVEMRDYPVIQAEVLLFSLEFILINLIVDMLYAAINPAIRYR
- the gsiB gene encoding glutathione ABC transporter substrate-binding protein GsiB, whose translation is MHNIMRKGVITAGLLSSALALPAWAAKDAVIAVASTFTTLDPYDANDTLSQAVAKSFYQGLFGFDKDMKLTNVLAESYQTSSDGLTYTIKLRPNVKFQDGTDFNAAAVKVNLDRASNPDNHLKRYNLFKYVASTEVVDPLTVKITLKQPFSAFINNLAHPAAVMISPAALQKYGKDIGFHPVGTGPFEFVTWNQTDFVKVKKWDGYWKKGYPKLDSITWRPVVDNNTRAAMLQTGEATFAFPVPFEQAKLLEKNSKLDVVTTPSIMQRYISLNVTQKPFDNPKVREALEYAINRQALAKVAFAGYATPATGIVPPAIDFAQTYPAIAYNPAKARELLKEAGYPNGFESTLWSSHNHSTAQKVLQFTQQQLAQVGVKVKLLAMDAGQRAAEVESKGQKESGVRMFYTGWSASTGEADWALTPLFATSSWPPAIFNTAFYSNPQVDKDLADALKTTDRDQKAKLYKDAQDRIWNDHPWIPLVVEQLLSANNKNLSGFYVMPDTSFNFDEADLK
- the gsiD gene encoding glutathione ABC transporter permease GsiD; amino-acid sequence: MKNWRREAALKIMPTMTENRVRTPWREFWRRFRRQNVAMLAGLFVLLLIVVAFIAPWIAPFDAENYFDYDRLNEGPSLMHWFGVDSLGRDIFSRVLVGTRISLIAGFFSVAIGTVIGTVLGLLAGYYEGWWDRITMRVCDVLFAFPGILLAIAVVAIMGSGMSNVIVAVAIFSIPAFARLVRGNTLVLKHQTYIESARSIGASDWTIILRHILPGTVSSIVVYFTMRIGTSIITAASLSFLGLGAQPPTPEWGAMLNEARADMVIAPHVAIFPSLAIFLTVLAFNLLGDGLRDALDPKLKT